GTCCACCACGAGGCGCAAAAGCCCCGCGTGCGGACGGCCGTCGCGCACGATCAAGTCACCGAAATCCTTGTCGAGCGTGATGAGCACGCGACCTTCGCGGTTCCACCTCCGAGAACGATTCTATGCACGTCGGCCAACCCGCGACGATGAACTGACAGTCGTGAACTGCTCGGTCGTTTGGCTTACCCGGCGGCGGTCCGGATCGCGGCGCGGATGTCGTCCACGTTCGGCAGAATCTGGTTCTCCAGCGGCGGGCTGAACGGCATCGGGGCGTGCTTCGCGCCGACGCGCTCGATGGGTGCATCAAGCTCGTCAAACAGGTCGCGGCCGATGCGCGCCGCGATCTCCGCCCCGAGACCGGCGTACTCGTACGCCTCGTGGGCCACCACCACGCGGTGTGTCTTGCGAACCGACGCCCCGATGGTCTCCCAGTCGATGGGCGCCAGCGAGCGCAGATCGATGACCTCGGCGCTGATGCCCTCGGCCGCCAGCGATTCGGCCGCCTCCTGCGACAGGATCGCCATGCGAGAGTAGGTGACCACCGTCACGTCGGACCCCTCACGCACGACCTTCGCCTTGCCGATCGGGATGACGTGCTCGCCGGCCGGAGCCGGGCCGCGCCCCGGACCGAGCTGCTTGTGCTCCAGGTACATGACCGGGTTGCCGTCGGCGATGGCGGCGGCGAGGAGCCCCTTCGCGTCGGCCACCGTGGATGGGGCCACCACCTTCAGCCCCGGGATATGCGCGAAGATCGCTTCGAGGCACTGCGAATGCTGAGCCGCCGCCTGCCGCACCGCGCCATCCGACGCCCGGAACACCAGCGGCACGCGGATCTGCCCGCCGAACATGTAGCGAATCTTCGCCACCTGGTTCAGCAGCTCGTCGGCGGCGCTGAGCGTGAAGTCCACGAAGCTCATCGAGATAACTGGGCGCAGGCCGGTGATCGCCGCGCCGAGCGCTGCCGACACGATGATCGGCTCGGAGATCGGCATGTCGACCACGCGCTCCGCGCCGAACTCGTCATACAGGCCGTTGAACTGGCCGAAGTTGCCGCCCCAGTGGATGTCCTCACCCATCACGACGACGTTCTTGTCGGCCTCCATCGCCGAGCGCATCGCCTCACGGGTCGCCTCGCCGAACAGGAGCGTCCGCGGCTCGCCGCCCGGCTTCTCCTCGGTGACCAGTGATGGCGCGTAGACGTCCCGAAACGCGTCCTCGGCCGGCGGCAGCGGCGACTCGACTGCGAACCGCTCGGCGGCGTCCATCTCGTCTTCGGCGGCCTTCAGGTTGCCGTCGATGGCCTCCTGGTCGCAGCGCTGCTCGGCGAGCAGACGAGCCTCAAGCAGCCGCAGCGGATCGCGCCCGCGCCACTCCGCGACCTCTTCGCGCGCGCGGTAGCGTTCGGCATCCCCGACGTAGTGGCCGTAGTAGCGGTAGGTCTTCATCTCCAGCAGCGTCGGGCCGTCGCCGCGCCGCGCCCGCTCGACGGCACGCCGCGCCGCCTGGTGGACGGCCACAGCGTCCTGGCCGTCTACGACCTCGCCAGGGACGCCGTAGCCGGCCGCCCGGTCGGCGATGTTCTCGACAGAGATGGTGAATTGCGGATCGGTGAACTGGGCGTAGTGGTTGTTCTCGCAGACGAAGATGGCTGGCAGCTTCTTGACGGCGGCCCAGTTCAGCGCCTCGTGGAACTGCCCCTTGCTGGACGCGCCATCCCCAAAGAAGACCACCGCGACCTGATCGGTGCCCCGGTACTTCGCGGAGAAGGCCGCGCCGGCCACCAGCCCCAGACCGCCCCCCACGATCCCGTTGCAGCCGAGCATGCCGACCGAGAAGTCGGCCACGTGCATGCTGCCGCCCTTGCCGCCGCACATGCCGGTCGACTTGCCCATGATCTCGGCGGCCATCTGATCCATGCGGGCGCCTTTTGCCAGCGCGTGGCCGTGCCCGCGATGGGTCGAGGCGATGTAGTCGTCGGGCCGCAGCGCGCCACAGATGCCTGACGCCACGGCCTCCTCGCCCACGTAGAGATGGACAAAGCCCGGCAAGCGGCCCGCCAGAAACATCTCACGCATCCGCTCCTCAAAGGATCGGATGCGAGCCATCGAGGCGTGGATCTCGAGCAGCTTCTCAGTTGAGACGTCGATGGTCTCGGTGACAGTCCGGCCAGTGACAGTCATACGCTCTCCCCAGAGTCCGGCCGGGGCGTTGAGCCATCCCTGGACGGGAGGCCGCCCGCGAAGCCCAGCGAACGCACATCGCGGCGTCCGGTGCAGAGAGAGGGTACCGAAGAAGCGCCGGCCGGGGATCACGTTGCCGGCAGCCGGCAACGTGATCCCCGGTCACATCGTGGGTGTCAGGCGTTGGCGTCGGCCGGCAGCTTGCCGGCCATCAAGCTGGGCACTTCGTGGATGTGGTGCTTGACGGCGGCGTCCACCCGCTCGACATCGCCGGAGCGGATCGCCTCGACGATGGGCCGGTGCGACTTCGCCGTGTACTCGATCAGCTCTTCGCGGCCGGGCAGGGCCAGCGTGGCGTAGGTGCGTGCCCGCACCAGGCCATCCATGCTGCGCCAGATGCGGTGCAGCCCCTGATAGCCCGACAGCTCCAGCAGCGTGTCGTGGAACTGAAGGTCGAGATCGGCGACGGCCGGCAAGTCACGCGCGGCCGCAGCTTCCAGCATCTGGTCGACCAGATCGCCGAGCAGTGTAAGCGCTTCGTCGCGCCGTTCGACGACCACCCGCCGAGCGGCATGCGCCTCAAGGTGCGCCCGCAGCGCATAGACCTCTTCGATCTCGTCTTCGGGGACCGTCGCCACGAACGTGCCACGGTGCGGGTAGCTGACGAGCAGCCCCTCCTGCTCCAGTTGGCGGAACGCCTCGCGCACTGGCCCCCTGCTGACGCCGAGCTGTTCGGCAAGCTCGGTCTCCAACACGCGGTCGCCCGGCCGCAGCTCACCGGCGATGATCACACGTTTGAGCTGATCGACGATCCGACGGCTCAGCGCGCGCGGCTCAAGCCGTTCCAGACGAGTCGACTTCCGGTCAGCGACCACCATTGTCTACCTCCAGCACTGGAGTGTTCCCCTTCTCCTGCCCACACACACGACACGATGTGCCGGTGACTATGGTGTTTTGGCAAGCCGTTGTCAACTGTCGGCTACAGACGATCCGCATGCACCATCTGACAACTGCAAGCGCTTGCACCGCCAGGATTCCGCAAGATCGGG
The Chloroflexota bacterium genome window above contains:
- a CDS encoding dehydrogenase E1 component subunit alpha/beta translates to MTVTGRTVTETIDVSTEKLLEIHASMARIRSFEERMREMFLAGRLPGFVHLYVGEEAVASGICGALRPDDYIASTHRGHGHALAKGARMDQMAAEIMGKSTGMCGGKGGSMHVADFSVGMLGCNGIVGGGLGLVAGAAFSAKYRGTDQVAVVFFGDGASSKGQFHEALNWAAVKKLPAIFVCENNHYAQFTDPQFTISVENIADRAAGYGVPGEVVDGQDAVAVHQAARRAVERARRGDGPTLLEMKTYRYYGHYVGDAERYRAREEVAEWRGRDPLRLLEARLLAEQRCDQEAIDGNLKAAEDEMDAAERFAVESPLPPAEDAFRDVYAPSLVTEEKPGGEPRTLLFGEATREAMRSAMEADKNVVVMGEDIHWGGNFGQFNGLYDEFGAERVVDMPISEPIIVSAALGAAITGLRPVISMSFVDFTLSAADELLNQVAKIRYMFGGQIRVPLVFRASDGAVRQAAAQHSQCLEAIFAHIPGLKVVAPSTVADAKGLLAAAIADGNPVMYLEHKQLGPGRGPAPAGEHVIPIGKAKVVREGSDVTVVTYSRMAILSQEAAESLAAEGISAEVIDLRSLAPIDWETIGASVRKTHRVVVAHEAYEYAGLGAEIAARIGRDLFDELDAPIERVGAKHAPMPFSPPLENQILPNVDDIRAAIRTAAG
- a CDS encoding GntR family transcriptional regulator, translating into MVVADRKSTRLERLEPRALSRRIVDQLKRVIIAGELRPGDRVLETELAEQLGVSRGPVREAFRQLEQEGLLVSYPHRGTFVATVPEDEIEEVYALRAHLEAHAARRVVVERRDEALTLLGDLVDQMLEAAAARDLPAVADLDLQFHDTLLELSGYQGLHRIWRSMDGLVRARTYATLALPGREELIEYTAKSHRPIVEAIRSGDVERVDAAVKHHIHEVPSLMAGKLPADANA